Proteins from a genomic interval of Corythoichthys intestinalis isolate RoL2023-P3 chromosome 3, ASM3026506v1, whole genome shotgun sequence:
- the LOC130913162 gene encoding nuclear receptor subfamily 6 group A member 1-A isoform X3 has translation MDTWEDDAAEQRTCLICGDRATGLHYGIISCEGCKGFFKRSICNKRVYRCSRDKNCEMSRKQRNRCQYCRLLKCLQMGMNRKAIREDGMPGGRNKSIGPVQITEEEIERIMSGQEFKEEAPWGNNGDSDHSSPSNGASEGNQPSPASTLSSNRSVEMNGYTAALRDQYINTSMSTHYQLLPHLFSYAAQSGLLAPQPRSLYPQSHPLVLQLVAAEDLAPLATPMLIEDGYKVTQVELFALLCRLADELLFRQISWIKKLPFFCELSIEDYTCLLSSTWQELILLSCLTIYSAQIFGNLANVTAKYTPSDDELQGFGEDGMEVMERLIYLFRKFHQLKISNEEYACMKAINFLNQDIRGLSNVSQLEQLNKRYWYVCQDYTEYKYPHQPKRFPEIMMCLPEIRCIAGKLVNVPLEQLPLLFKAVLHSCKSSLTSYRTAPSPCVTTSSGN, from the exons ATGATGCAGCTGAGCAACGTACTTGCCTTATCTGTGGAGATAGAGCCACAGGCCTGCACTATGGCATCATCTCCTGTGAAGGCTGCAAGGGTTTCTTCAAGCGCAGCATTTGCAACAAGCGCGTGTACCGATGCAGCAGGGACAAGAACTGCGAGATGTCACGCAAGCAACGCAACCGCTGCCAGTACTGCCGCCTACTCAAGTGTCTACAAATGGGGATGAATCGCAAAG CAATCAGAGAGGATGGCATGCCAGGGGGGAGGAACAAAAGCATCGGACCAGTTCAG ATCACAGAAGAGGAGATTGAGCGCATCATGTCAGGGCAAGAATTCAAGGAAGAAGCTCCGTGGGGCAACAACGGCGACAGCGACCACAGCTCTCCAAGCAATGGTGCTTCAGAGGGTAACCAGCCATCACCTGCCTCCACGCTGTCATCCAA TCGCTCCGTAGAGATGAACGGCTATACAGCAGCCCTCAGAGACCAATACATCAACACCTCCATGTCAACACACTACCAGCTACTTCCGCACCTCTTCAGTTATGCTGCCCAGTCTGGCCTGCTAGCACCGCAGCCCCGCAGCCTTTACCCACAGTCCCATCCACTAGTGCTGCAGCTGGTGGCAGCAGAAGACCTGGCACCCCTGGCTACCCCGATGCTCATAGAGGATGG CTAcaaggtaacacaggtggagctGTTTGCCTTGCTGTGTCGCCTGGCAGATGAGCTACTCTTCCGCCAGATCTCATGGATAAAGAAGTTGCCTTTCTTTTGTGAGCTCTCCATCGAGGACTACACCTGCCTCCTCAGCTCCACCTGGCAGGAGCTCATCCTGCTCTCCTGTCTCACAATCTACAGCGCACAGATCTTTGGCAACCTGGCCAATGTCACGGCCAAGTACACACCTTCTGATGACGAGCTGCAGGG TTTTGGTGAGGATGGCATGGAGGTAATGGAGAGGCTGATATATCTCTTTCGCAAATTCCACCAGTTGAAGATCAGCAATGAAGAATATGCCTGTATGAAAGCAATCAACTTCCTAAACCAAG ATATAAGAGGACTGTCAAACGTCTCTCAGCTTGAGCAGCTGAACAAGCGCTACTGGTACGTGTGTCAAGACTATACTGAGTATAAGTATCCGCACCAGCCCAAACGCTTCCCTGAGATCATGATGTGTCTGCCGGAGATCCGCTGTATAGCAG GGAAGCTGGTCAATGTCCCTCTGGAGCAGCTCCCTCTCTTGTTCAAAGCAGTCTTGCACTCCTGCAAATCCAGTTTGACCAGCTACAGGACCGCCCCGTCACCCTGTGTGACCACCTCCTCTGGAAATTAG
- the LOC130913162 gene encoding nuclear receptor subfamily 6 group A member 1-A isoform X1 has protein sequence MEIEKRTNGFDYPERSNAKPVNGFFGDHSLEPENSDSVDDAAEQRTCLICGDRATGLHYGIISCEGCKGFFKRSICNKRVYRCSRDKNCEMSRKQRNRCQYCRLLKCLQMGMNRKAIREDGMPGGRNKSIGPVQITEEEIERIMSGQEFKEEAPWGNNGDSDHSSPSNGASEGNQPSPASTLSSNRSVEMNGYTAALRDQYINTSMSTHYQLLPHLFSYAAQSGLLAPQPRSLYPQSHPLVLQLVAAEDLAPLATPMLIEDGYKVTQVELFALLCRLADELLFRQISWIKKLPFFCELSIEDYTCLLSSTWQELILLSCLTIYSAQIFGNLANVTAKYTPSDDELQGFGEDGMEVMERLIYLFRKFHQLKISNEEYACMKAINFLNQDIRGLSNVSQLEQLNKRYWYVCQDYTEYKYPHQPKRFPEIMMCLPEIRCIAGKLVNVPLEQLPLLFKAVLHSCKSSLTSYRTAPSPCVTTSSGN, from the exons ATGATGCAGCTGAGCAACGTACTTGCCTTATCTGTGGAGATAGAGCCACAGGCCTGCACTATGGCATCATCTCCTGTGAAGGCTGCAAGGGTTTCTTCAAGCGCAGCATTTGCAACAAGCGCGTGTACCGATGCAGCAGGGACAAGAACTGCGAGATGTCACGCAAGCAACGCAACCGCTGCCAGTACTGCCGCCTACTCAAGTGTCTACAAATGGGGATGAATCGCAAAG CAATCAGAGAGGATGGCATGCCAGGGGGGAGGAACAAAAGCATCGGACCAGTTCAG ATCACAGAAGAGGAGATTGAGCGCATCATGTCAGGGCAAGAATTCAAGGAAGAAGCTCCGTGGGGCAACAACGGCGACAGCGACCACAGCTCTCCAAGCAATGGTGCTTCAGAGGGTAACCAGCCATCACCTGCCTCCACGCTGTCATCCAA TCGCTCCGTAGAGATGAACGGCTATACAGCAGCCCTCAGAGACCAATACATCAACACCTCCATGTCAACACACTACCAGCTACTTCCGCACCTCTTCAGTTATGCTGCCCAGTCTGGCCTGCTAGCACCGCAGCCCCGCAGCCTTTACCCACAGTCCCATCCACTAGTGCTGCAGCTGGTGGCAGCAGAAGACCTGGCACCCCTGGCTACCCCGATGCTCATAGAGGATGG CTAcaaggtaacacaggtggagctGTTTGCCTTGCTGTGTCGCCTGGCAGATGAGCTACTCTTCCGCCAGATCTCATGGATAAAGAAGTTGCCTTTCTTTTGTGAGCTCTCCATCGAGGACTACACCTGCCTCCTCAGCTCCACCTGGCAGGAGCTCATCCTGCTCTCCTGTCTCACAATCTACAGCGCACAGATCTTTGGCAACCTGGCCAATGTCACGGCCAAGTACACACCTTCTGATGACGAGCTGCAGGG TTTTGGTGAGGATGGCATGGAGGTAATGGAGAGGCTGATATATCTCTTTCGCAAATTCCACCAGTTGAAGATCAGCAATGAAGAATATGCCTGTATGAAAGCAATCAACTTCCTAAACCAAG ATATAAGAGGACTGTCAAACGTCTCTCAGCTTGAGCAGCTGAACAAGCGCTACTGGTACGTGTGTCAAGACTATACTGAGTATAAGTATCCGCACCAGCCCAAACGCTTCCCTGAGATCATGATGTGTCTGCCGGAGATCCGCTGTATAGCAG GGAAGCTGGTCAATGTCCCTCTGGAGCAGCTCCCTCTCTTGTTCAAAGCAGTCTTGCACTCCTGCAAATCCAGTTTGACCAGCTACAGGACCGCCCCGTCACCCTGTGTGACCACCTCCTCTGGAAATTAG
- the LOC130913162 gene encoding nuclear receptor subfamily 6 group A member 1-A isoform X2, translating into MEKDFNEGGFFGDHSLEPENSDSVDDAAEQRTCLICGDRATGLHYGIISCEGCKGFFKRSICNKRVYRCSRDKNCEMSRKQRNRCQYCRLLKCLQMGMNRKAIREDGMPGGRNKSIGPVQITEEEIERIMSGQEFKEEAPWGNNGDSDHSSPSNGASEGNQPSPASTLSSNRSVEMNGYTAALRDQYINTSMSTHYQLLPHLFSYAAQSGLLAPQPRSLYPQSHPLVLQLVAAEDLAPLATPMLIEDGYKVTQVELFALLCRLADELLFRQISWIKKLPFFCELSIEDYTCLLSSTWQELILLSCLTIYSAQIFGNLANVTAKYTPSDDELQGFGEDGMEVMERLIYLFRKFHQLKISNEEYACMKAINFLNQDIRGLSNVSQLEQLNKRYWYVCQDYTEYKYPHQPKRFPEIMMCLPEIRCIAGKLVNVPLEQLPLLFKAVLHSCKSSLTSYRTAPSPCVTTSSGN; encoded by the exons ATGATGCAGCTGAGCAACGTACTTGCCTTATCTGTGGAGATAGAGCCACAGGCCTGCACTATGGCATCATCTCCTGTGAAGGCTGCAAGGGTTTCTTCAAGCGCAGCATTTGCAACAAGCGCGTGTACCGATGCAGCAGGGACAAGAACTGCGAGATGTCACGCAAGCAACGCAACCGCTGCCAGTACTGCCGCCTACTCAAGTGTCTACAAATGGGGATGAATCGCAAAG CAATCAGAGAGGATGGCATGCCAGGGGGGAGGAACAAAAGCATCGGACCAGTTCAG ATCACAGAAGAGGAGATTGAGCGCATCATGTCAGGGCAAGAATTCAAGGAAGAAGCTCCGTGGGGCAACAACGGCGACAGCGACCACAGCTCTCCAAGCAATGGTGCTTCAGAGGGTAACCAGCCATCACCTGCCTCCACGCTGTCATCCAA TCGCTCCGTAGAGATGAACGGCTATACAGCAGCCCTCAGAGACCAATACATCAACACCTCCATGTCAACACACTACCAGCTACTTCCGCACCTCTTCAGTTATGCTGCCCAGTCTGGCCTGCTAGCACCGCAGCCCCGCAGCCTTTACCCACAGTCCCATCCACTAGTGCTGCAGCTGGTGGCAGCAGAAGACCTGGCACCCCTGGCTACCCCGATGCTCATAGAGGATGG CTAcaaggtaacacaggtggagctGTTTGCCTTGCTGTGTCGCCTGGCAGATGAGCTACTCTTCCGCCAGATCTCATGGATAAAGAAGTTGCCTTTCTTTTGTGAGCTCTCCATCGAGGACTACACCTGCCTCCTCAGCTCCACCTGGCAGGAGCTCATCCTGCTCTCCTGTCTCACAATCTACAGCGCACAGATCTTTGGCAACCTGGCCAATGTCACGGCCAAGTACACACCTTCTGATGACGAGCTGCAGGG TTTTGGTGAGGATGGCATGGAGGTAATGGAGAGGCTGATATATCTCTTTCGCAAATTCCACCAGTTGAAGATCAGCAATGAAGAATATGCCTGTATGAAAGCAATCAACTTCCTAAACCAAG ATATAAGAGGACTGTCAAACGTCTCTCAGCTTGAGCAGCTGAACAAGCGCTACTGGTACGTGTGTCAAGACTATACTGAGTATAAGTATCCGCACCAGCCCAAACGCTTCCCTGAGATCATGATGTGTCTGCCGGAGATCCGCTGTATAGCAG GGAAGCTGGTCAATGTCCCTCTGGAGCAGCTCCCTCTCTTGTTCAAAGCAGTCTTGCACTCCTGCAAATCCAGTTTGACCAGCTACAGGACCGCCCCGTCACCCTGTGTGACCACCTCCTCTGGAAATTAG